From Daphnia magna isolate NIES linkage group LG2, ASM2063170v1.1, whole genome shotgun sequence:
AAGCAAGTATTAGGCTATATATTAAATATTTGATAAAACTTATTCCAATATGTACTATAATatgtattctattactctgcttaGAGCCTCAAGGGCCTTGTGTTACTATAGCATTCATAAGAATGAAAGTAGTTCGATGAGGCAGTCTGCTTCGTGAGTATGTCGTGAACGAAAGTCCTCAATGGTTTGTCACTCATAGCTGGGAAACTCAGAAGATTTTCAATCTAGTTGCAGTGTTATGTACCATGGAGTTGTGCTTTATAACACTGTGAAATCATCTAGTTCTTCGTTGGTTTCCGATTGTTCAGCCTTCATAAATTGAAATGTTAGTATCAACTTTGAAACGTTGTCGAAAGAATTAATACTTATTTTGAAAACTCATGTGCATCACCTGCCTTGGTTTCCGGTTCACCGTTACTTTCCCTTACACAACTAACTCCACGTTCCAATGTGCTCATTtctccttttctctttctttctcccaCTCGTATGTcacgttttcgttttttattgcaTTCACCATCTCATGAAATGCCTTATGCAAGAATCAAAGACATCATTGTTCATCCAGGAGTTCTACAGTATTATCGCCGGATGATAGATTACAACGGAATGCTCTGTTTCACAAGCGGTTAGGGCTACAGGCTGGCGCGTATATgaattaaatatttgtttcaaTCAGAACGCTCATTCTGCCTCCCGCAAGGAAAACTTTTAACGTTTTTACGGTCGGTCAAAGTTATTTAGCCGTACGGGTCCGGGAAACTGTGGTTTTGAAAGAACGATTCCAAAAGTTCCAAAGACCAATCGATCGGTTTGGTCGAGAGCGTGAAGAAAAGATgtgaaaagaagaattgttCTGCTGTGGTTAGAGTTTTCCGATCGGTTCATGCTTTTATACGGCAGCAGTTATCACGCCggtaatataaatattttttaaatttcaggTGGTGCCGTGACAGAGGCGTGTCTAGGGTGGCTACCCTGTAAATTTGAGTCAACGTGATCATTTCGTCCGTCTCATAGCCACTTCTACGCGAAATGTTAAGAGGTGGCCGAATTTTTCGTAAAAAATTGACTCTCATTTTGTTAGCCGTCTTTTGTGTCCCCTTCACCGTCATTCTTCTGCATCGAGACGACAGTAATTACACGAcacgtttttattttctcacGTAGctaatctttttttcaatgaaaaagaTGAAGCTCGTTTGGAGGATGAGCTTACCTCGGAAATTGCTCAACTTATTCGGCAACGTGTCGCGCAGGTCGAAATGATCAACCAGCCCCGGCGCAGGGATTTGGCTCTATTGACTCAATACGTCAATCGATCTCTACCATGGAGTAAGTTCATTCTTCTTAATACCGCACATTCGTATCGTATTCCATGTCACCTGTTTCGATTCGTTTTTTTCAACAGCCGTGAATTGTTTACGAATGGAATCCCAAATCTTGATGCATTTCTTTGACAGTAACGGAAATTGAACTCCCATAGCAACTTGATGTCGGTGCAGTCAACCGGTGGCATAGTAACGCATTGATTGATTTATTCTTGATTTTCATTCTTGGCAGATAATACTAATGGGGACGAATTCCCCGAGCACTCACGTCTGCTGTTGGATCCGGAACGCAGCCAAAATTTGCGTCTCccaaacattttttcatttttgccttACCTTCTTAACAACCCGCTCAGCACTGTGCCAGCTTTTGTTGCCGGTCAGGGCAAGATTAATGGTACTTCATTATGTTATGATAATAGTGTTGAACATTTcaacatatttttcttttacttttttacaGCGTCGATTGTGCTCGGTGTCCCGACGGTTAAACGCGAATCACAGTCGTACTTACTACCGACGTTGGCTAGTTTGATTGCATCCATGaacgaagaagagaagaatgaTACTCTGATCATCGTTTTTATAGCAGAGGTAGagttgattttattttttgtccaTGCACTAGCCATTTGGTTGGATAGTTCAAttagaaaatgttttgaaacGTTTTCTGCAATCCTTAGATACCAAGTTGTATTGAAAAAACGCCGTTCTAAGGTTCATTGTCCGAATATGAAAGATACCAGACAACCCTATCAATCACATTGAAACTATATTTTTAGATGCGTGCCTGTGTATTGTAAACATCGTATTTTATTATCATTCTTGAATTGACATATTGCAGACGGACATTGAGTACGTCACGGTGATAGCAGAGAAGATTAAGAAGCAGTAAGTGCTTGAGCCCATCATTGAGTCTACCTGTTTTCTTGGTTCgtctttgaaacgtttctCTTCGATTTCTGTTTAGGTTTGGAGATGCACTGCAGAGTGGACTTTTAGAAATCATATCGCCGCCATCTTCCTTCTATCCAGATTTGAACGAGCTGCGGGTCACGTTAAATGATCCTGTTGAGCGGGTCAAATGGCGGACGAAGCAAAATCTCGATTACGCTTTCTTAATGATGTATGCGCAATCGCGGGGGATGTATTATGTCCAGTTAGAAGACGATATACTCACAACATCCGGCTATGTtactaaaatgaaaaattttgccCTTAAAAAAGAGGCCATGAACCTCGACTGGTTCCTTTTGGACTTTTGCCAATTGGGATTCATTGGTATGAACTTCTTCTaaagaatttaaattttttcttccttttttttggtacTTACTTGTCATTTTCTCTCGCAGGGAAAATGTTCAAGAGCACGGATTTAGCCTACATTATCCAGTTTGCCATAATGTTCCATAACGACAAGCCTGTTGATTGGCTACTGGATCCTATCATTGAAACCCGATACTGTCCTCACGATACGGTCAGAAAATGTGTGtagtttaaatttaaaattattattttattttatttacgaTGCAATCCGCAGAAGAAATGCAATCAGATCAAGCTCCTAAAGTGGATACACTTTAAACCGTCGCTATTTCAACATGTGGGCACAACTTCATCACTCAAGGGCAAAGTGCAAAAACTTAAGGTATCAGTCCTGTGATATTCAACCCCTTCAGAGATGATCTCATCACCCAGTTCACACTTCATTAGGATAAGAATTTCGGCAAATTGGCACTGTTCACGCCGCACAAAAATCCACCGGCCAAAGTGACCTCGCCCATCAAAGCGTACGAGCAATTTACAATCCAACGAGCTTATCAAGgcgattcttttttttggggtctCATGCCTCAAGCTGGCGACGATATTGTCTTCGAATTTCACACACCAGTTGCGCTTCATGGATACCGCCTGCGAAGTGGCAACCATGAGAACCCGTCGGATTTGTTGTACAACACGACGGTTGAAATACGGCCGGTCGATTTTGAACGAGTAAAAGAATCCCTAAAAATATCATCCAGTGAAAAATTTATTGGCGTCGGTGAGATTCTTGAAAAATCACAAGGGGAACGAATGTTATATATAAATCTGTGTATCTATTATTCAGGCGAGTTCAACGACCTCGGTATAGCAGAGGGTAAGATCGACGCCAGTCTGTTCGGACCAATCGGTGCTGTTCGTCTGGTTATTAAGAGTGCCAGTAAAAATTGGGTCATCATTTCCGAGGTAAGAAACTTTGACTTGAGCTTTGTAGTTTATTCATTGGTATTTTTGAGTAGATTATGTTTGACACTGGAGGTGGGTAGTAGATGGTGGAAGGATAGGATAAAACAACGATAAAAGTAAATACCAAAACCTTTCAGTGCCATTCTCCAACAATGAGCCAAAATCAGCTGAacgagaaaaatgaaacaaacctTTTAGAGCCCACGTTTGAAAATGGATGTGAGAGTTAAGaatttatctcttttttttttgtctttctggTTTTGCTGAATACTATTTACATGAAATAACTTCACATGGCCGACAATCCTATACTGTACTTATAAGAAACGAATATGTTCTTTTTTGCTTGCGCCATCAGTAAATGTCATCCCGTGAGGAGGGACAAATTGGTCACTCGTGTTAATAAGACGTGATTGGTGACAGAATCATTAATACGCGGTCGACTCATGTGATTTCCATGTACTGtatgtaaaatttaaaaccaGGCGTACGctaattaatttttatgtaCATTATTTGTTGCTCTTgtaatttgttgtttgttgtacGGTGCTATTGGTTCTGATGTTGGTCTGAAAATAGTAACTCGTCTGTAATGTACAATAAACACgagtgttttttgtttttttgaagtGAGCAGACGTcatcttaaaaaaacaaaacacggcTGGTCCGTGTTTGTGATTTACGAAATCCCGCAAGATGGCATTTGTGTGCATTTGCTATTTTATgctcgaaaaagaaaaaaaaagtggtatGAAGTGTCAACGTAACATCGTTCTAGATGATAAAGAAACAATCCCTTTATTATTCAAATGCGGGAATTGTGGGAGAGAACCGAACCAATTTTTGTTCGTTCTGGCCTTGAGCCAATTACATAAGTCACATCTGGGTGCTTTATTTGGAACTTGAAAGAGTAATGCGAACTACAGGACTACAGTAGTAAACTACTACAATGCCAGAATGATAATCAATTATTTTAGATCAGATTAGTTTCAGtaccgagaaaaaaaagggggtagCCAAGAACTTGTCAAGATGCTGACAACTTTTGAATGAAATGTCTTCCGGATGGGTGAGCTCTGTCCAAAGCTGTTCCCTCTGTACTGACAGACTTTTAAATTATCTGGATGCACACTGCTCATTTGGACGAGAATGCAAGACCACCATTGTTGGGGAAAAGTCCAAACAAAaaggacacacacaaaacaaacaaaaaacttgacgACGAAACGTCCACGGTGCAGGGGCTACTGAAAGTTTTCACCGCAGAATGTCTACGTCATCAGTTGAAGATTGAGAGAGGAGTGATGGACCTGAGACGTGACTTGACTACTGCATCTAGTTGAATAGGCACACAATGCCCTTGCTAGTTGGTCAGCCATTGCTACGAAACACTCCCAAAGTGTGAGAAACACAGCATGCCTCGATTTCGGGGCTGGCGTCGGGGGTACGAAGAGGTTTTTGAGTAATTGAAATTCTCTTTCAAAAGGACAGGAGATGTGCTCGAGCAATGTTTCATCGTTCGGGATGCTCGCTTTCCTTTACACAAAAAGCGACGAcatggagaagaaaaaaaaaatgaaaaaaaaagcgtaaGGCATCCGCAGCCAAAGCCAGCAAACAACTATGCGGAATTGTTGAAGCTCACAGTAGTACATCAATTCTTGGGAATCCTCGAGCTCCCGTTGGAAACAAAGGACACACCACACAACTGAAAGTatgaaaacaaagtaaaagGGTGACCTTAAAAGTCaacgaaagaaagagaacTAGAGAGAAAGAGGCAGTCTATTCCATCCGTCAATCCGAGTTTATTGATCGACCACAATACCGACATTAAGCCAGATTTGGCTGTgtacaaaataaaattccgTCTAGagctaaaagaagaaacattcttttctctgtctctctcttttttttatgtatctcacaacaaaacaaaagcatatcggggaaaaaaaaagaaggcgcCGAGCTGACACGCGAGGTACGTTCTCTGTACTATTTTGGCATCTCTGCTAATACGTAGCATTGCAGTTCACTTGCACTTTCCAACGTCCAgtttatcttttgtttattagCACTGTCATCGTTGTAGACAGGTCTTAATTGTTAACAGAGATTCTCTTCTCTTTAGATTTCGAgtaaataaattcaaatttgGAAGAAATCCATTTCGTCCCTCCTATTCCTGGAACGTTTGCCCGTTAGTTTTATTTGATGTTCCGCATCTAAAGGTGATTGCACTCACATTAAACTTGTCTTAAACATTCTTTCTGGGAGGGAAGAAAGACATTGAAAGTCCAAACCTGGTACC
This genomic window contains:
- the LOC123469674 gene encoding alpha-1,3-mannosyl-glycoprotein 4-beta-N-acetylglucosaminyltransferase B-like, whose protein sequence is MLRGGRIFRKKLTLILLAVFCVPFTVILLHRDDNEARLEDELTSEIAQLIRQRVAQVEMINQPRRRDLALLTQYVNRSLPWNNTNGDEFPEHSRLLLDPERSQNLRLPNIFSFLPYLLNNPLSTVPAFVAGQGKINASIVLGVPTVKRESQSYLLPTLASLIASMNEEEKNDTLIIVFIAETDIEYVTVIAEKIKKQFGDALQSGLLEIISPPSSFYPDLNELRVTLNDPVERVKWRTKQNLDYAFLMMYAQSRGMYYVQLEDDILTTSGYVTKMKNFALKKEAMNLDWFLLDFCQLGFIGKMFKSTDLAYIIQFAIMFHNDKPVDWLLDPIIETRYCPHDTKKCNQIKLLKWIHFKPSLFQHVGTTSSLKGKVQKLKDKNFGKLALFTPHKNPPAKVTSPIKAYEQFTIQRAYQGDSFFWGLMPQAGDDIVFEFHTPVALHGYRLRSGNHENPSDLLYNTTVEIRPVDFERVKESLKISSSEKFIGVGEFNDLGIAEGKIDASLFGPIGAVRLVIKSASKNWVIISEIMFDTGGG